AATGTTGTTTGTTGAATAATAATTCAAAAATATAAAAGAAGGTAGACGTATGCCTACCTTCTTTTTATAAATCTGCTAAGATATCGCCGTCTTTACGATTTTTGTCAATTTTTAATACTTGATCTGCCGGCTGATAAGACGCACCATATATTTCTTTGTCTTTGTAAGTATGAATTAACTCGTACGTTTTTTTCATTTTATTTAAAATGCTTTCCTCTGTTTCAGAGGTAGGAGACCAGTATAGAATTTCCATCTGATTAACTTCATTTGTAGCTAATGAGCGGCGGTTATAGCCGATTGTTTGAGCATGCTTAAAGTCTGCACGTTTATAAAAATGCAGTCTTTTTGCTGAGTCTGAATCTTTATAGTCTATAGGCTCTACTTCTAGGATAATTGGTTTGTTATGTTGTTTTAACTCATCAATTAATTTACCGCCAAGCCCTTGACCTCTAGCGTCTTTTGAAACAAAGAGGTAATCAATAAAGATAAATTGGTCTGTTTCCACGTACATTAATACGTGATGAGGTCCTTCATTTTTATGATAAATATCGCTGCGTTCTTGTAAAAGCGTTTCGATATGCTTCTTTGATTTCATTTCTTCAATGGGAAAATATTGACTTAGTTTTTCATACCAATTCATAGCACCCTCCTACTGATCTTTTCATGATGATGTTCATAATAGTGTTTAAACAGTTATCTTATCTTTACCCTTTTTAGGGAAAAATAAGCATCTATAATTGAAAATAAGGAAAAATAATAGATTTATTATTCTTAATAGTTAGAAAATTATAGCGGAATAAGAACATATAATGTAAAAAATGGTTTTTATTATATTTTTATTGTAAGTTTATTTGTGAAAATCACAAAAAACTATCGCATTTTTTGTGATTTTTGATAAAATGAACAAAGTGAAGTTTTTTTAATATTGTATTTTATAGATGTGATAGCGGTAAAAATGCAGGTGTGGAACTTGCAATATCAGATTTTTAGTACATACAATGCCTAGAATTATTTGTTTGAAAAATAAGTTAATTAGCCGCTATTAAATGAAATGGACATGTTAGGAGAGAGAATTATGCAAGGGAACACGCAAGAAAAAGAATTAAGCCGTGGACTTGAGGAAAGACATATTAGCTTAATGTCTTTAGGCGCAGCTATCGGAGTTGGACTGTTTTTAGGTTCTGCATCCGCTATTCGGTTAGCAGGTCCTGGTATTCTTATCATGTATGGAATCAGTGGTCTTATTATGTTTTTTATTATGAGAGCGTTAGGTGAAATGGCAGTACAAAATCCAGTAGCCGGTTCTTTTAGTAAGTATGCTAACGATTATTTGGGACCACTCGCTGGTTATTTAACAGGCTGGAACTACTGGTTTATGTGGATTATTACATGTATGGCTGAAATTACAGCCGTTGGAGTATATATGGATTTTTGGTTCCCGGGTGTGCCCCAGTGGATATGGGCACTTGCAGCGCTCGTTATCATGACAGGCGTTAACTTTTTAGCTGTAAAAGCATATGGTGAACTAGAGTTTTGGTTTTCTCTTATTAAAGTAGTAACGATTATCCTTATGATTGTGCTTGGTCTAGGCATGATTATCTTTGGAATTGGAAATGGCGGCATTGCAACAGGAATCAGTAATTTATGGAATCACGGTGGCTTTTTCCCGAATGGTATGAAAGGTGTTCTTCTATCACTTCAAATGGTTATGTTTGCTTACCTCGGTATTGAAATGATTGGGGTAACAGCAGGAGAGGTGAAAAA
The genomic region above belongs to Priestia megaterium and contains:
- a CDS encoding GNAT family N-acetyltransferase, whose product is MNWYEKLSQYFPIEEMKSKKHIETLLQERSDIYHKNEGPHHVLMYVETDQFIFIDYLFVSKDARGQGLGGKLIDELKQHNKPIILEVEPIDYKDSDSAKRLHFYKRADFKHAQTIGYNRRSLATNEVNQMEILYWSPTSETEESILNKMKKTYELIHTYKDKEIYGASYQPADQVLKIDKNRKDGDILADL
- a CDS encoding amino acid permease, giving the protein MQGNTQEKELSRGLEERHISLMSLGAAIGVGLFLGSASAIRLAGPGILIMYGISGLIMFFIMRALGEMAVQNPVAGSFSKYANDYLGPLAGYLTGWNYWFMWIITCMAEITAVGVYMDFWFPGVPQWIWALAALVIMTGVNFLAVKAYGELEFWFSLIKVVTIILMIVLGLGMIIFGIGNGGIATGISNLWNHGGFFPNGMKGVLLSLQMVMFAYLGIEMIGVTAGEVKNPEKTLTKAIDNVLWRILIFYIGALFVIMSIYPWPEIGTQGSPFVLTFDKAGIPAAAGIINFVVLTAALSSCNSGIFSTGRMLFNLAQHGEAPKRYANLTKGGVPGAAVIASAVVLLLGVGLNYVVPDKVFTWVTSIATIGAIWTWGIILLSQIRFRRGLSDQQVSDLKYKLPFFPYTSYLALAFLAGVVVVMGFSSDTRIALIVGPIWFILLVIIYYSKGFHKR